Proteins from one Sphaeramia orbicularis chromosome 17, fSphaOr1.1, whole genome shotgun sequence genomic window:
- the ly97.3 gene encoding CD59 glycoprotein has protein sequence MMKLLVLALTISLLFTAGEALQCHRCVSRVAGGACELSLETCPPDKDACAAAKFLRHPFAQYQKCMRQTDCEMLKRNAYIDIKCCGDDMCNTF, from the exons ATGATGAAGCTGTTAGTCTTGGCTTTAACCATCAGCCTGCTGTTTACAGCCG GTGAAGCCTTGCAGTGTCACCGTTGTGTCTCCAGAGTCGCTGGAGGAGCCTGTGAACTCAGTTTAGAGACATGTCCACCAGATAAAGATGCCTGTGCTGCTGCCAAGTTCCTCAGGCATCCAT TTGCCCAGTACCAGAAATGCATGCGTCAGACAGACTGTGAAATGCTGAAGAGAAATGCCTACATCGATATCAAGTGCTGCGGCGACGACATGTGCAACACCTTTTAA
- the LOC115437714 gene encoding gamma-crystallin N-A-like — protein sequence MSQYSGKIVFYEGKCFTGRKLEICGDCDNFQDRGFMNRVNSVRVESGAFVCFDHPDFKGQQYILEHGEYPEFQRWNAHNDHMGSCRPIRMHGEHYRMELFEGDNFTGQCVELCDDCPFLQARGLTKNCINSIKVYGDGAWVLYEEPNYRGRMYIVERRNYCTFMEWQAENPNIQSVRRVANYF from the exons atgtctcagtaCTCAGGAAAG ATCGTGTTCTACGAGGGGAAATGTTTCACGGGGAGGAAGCTGGAGATCTGCGGCGACTGTGACAACTTCCAGGACCGTGGCTTCATGAACAGGGTCAACTCGGTGCGTGTGGAGAGCGGGGCCTTCGTCTGTTTCGACCACCCGGACTTCAAGGGCCAGCAGTACATTTTGGAGCATGGGGAGTACCCAGAATTCCAGCGCTGGAATGCCCATAATGATCACATGGGCTCCTGCAGGCCAATCAGGATG CACGGAGAGCACTACAGGATGGAGCTGTTCGAGGGCGACAACTTCACTGGCCAGTGTGTGGAGCTGTGTGACGACTGTCCATTCCTGCAGGCACGAGGCCTGACCAAGAACTGCATCAACTCCATTAAGGTCTACGGAGACGGAGC CTGGGTGCTGTACGAGGAGCCCAACTACCGTGGCCGCATGTACATTGTGGAGAGAAGAAACTACTGCACCTTCATGGAGTGGCAGGCAGAGAACCCCAACATCCAGTCTGTTCGCAGGGTGGCTAACTacttttaa